A genomic window from Streptomyces broussonetiae includes:
- a CDS encoding NAD(P)/FAD-dependent oxidoreductase — translation MNTVTRPKVLVVGAGFAGVECVRRLERKLGPDEADVTLVTPYSYQLYLPLLPQVASGVLTPQSIAVSLRRSKKYRTRILPGAAVGVDLKAKVCVVRTITDKLVNEPYDYIVLAPGSVTRTFDIPGLLDHAFGMKTLAEAAYIRDHVITQLDLSDASDDPAEKAARLQFVVVGGGYAGTETTACLQRLTHAAVQRYPRLDPGLIKWHLIDIAPRLMPELGEKLGRSAQEILRRRGVDVSLGVSIDKAGAQEVTFTDGRVVPTHTLIWTAGVAASPLIGTLGAETVRGRLAVTAEMTVPGHDGVFALGDAAAVPDLAKDEKGAICPPTAQHSMRQGKKVADNVIATLRGEPLMPYVHKDLGLVVDLGGRDAVSKPLGIELRGLPAQAVARGYHWSALRTNVAKTRVMTNWLLNAVAGDDFVRTGFQARRPARLKDFEHSDSYLTPEQVRAQVEGGAGKTGKG, via the coding sequence ATGAACACCGTGACACGACCCAAGGTCCTGGTGGTTGGCGCAGGCTTCGCCGGAGTCGAGTGCGTCCGCCGCCTGGAGCGGAAGCTCGGCCCCGACGAGGCGGACGTCACCCTGGTGACGCCGTACTCCTACCAGCTCTATCTGCCGCTGTTGCCCCAGGTCGCCTCGGGCGTGCTCACCCCGCAGTCGATCGCCGTCAGCCTGCGCCGCAGCAAGAAGTACCGCACCCGGATCCTGCCGGGCGCCGCGGTCGGCGTGGACCTGAAGGCCAAGGTGTGCGTGGTGCGCACCATCACCGACAAGCTCGTCAACGAGCCGTACGACTACATCGTGCTGGCCCCGGGCAGCGTGACCCGCACCTTCGACATCCCGGGGCTGCTCGACCACGCCTTCGGGATGAAGACCCTCGCCGAGGCCGCCTACATCCGCGACCACGTCATCACCCAGCTCGACCTCTCCGACGCCAGCGACGATCCGGCCGAGAAGGCCGCGCGGCTGCAGTTCGTGGTGGTCGGCGGCGGCTACGCGGGCACCGAGACCACTGCCTGTCTGCAACGGCTCACGCACGCGGCCGTGCAGCGCTATCCGCGTCTCGACCCCGGCCTGATCAAATGGCATCTGATCGACATCGCGCCGCGGCTCATGCCCGAGCTGGGCGAGAAACTCGGCCGCAGCGCGCAGGAGATCCTGCGCCGGCGCGGGGTCGACGTGTCGCTGGGGGTGTCGATCGACAAGGCCGGTGCGCAGGAGGTCACCTTCACCGACGGCCGGGTGGTGCCGACGCACACGCTGATCTGGACGGCCGGTGTGGCCGCGAGCCCGCTGATCGGCACGCTCGGCGCGGAGACGGTCCGCGGGCGGCTGGCGGTCACCGCGGAGATGACGGTGCCCGGGCACGACGGTGTGTTCGCGCTCGGGGACGCGGCCGCCGTGCCCGACCTGGCCAAGGACGAGAAGGGCGCGATCTGCCCGCCCACCGCGCAGCACTCCATGCGGCAGGGCAAGAAGGTCGCCGACAACGTCATCGCGACCCTGCGGGGCGAGCCCCTGATGCCGTACGTGCACAAGGATCTCGGGCTCGTCGTCGACCTCGGCGGCAGGGACGCCGTGTCCAAGCCGCTCGGCATCGAGCTGCGCGGACTGCCCGCCCAGGCGGTGGCCCGCGGTTACCACTGGTCGGCGCTGCGCACCAATGTGGCCAAGACCCGCGTGATGACCAACTGGCTGCTGAACGCGGTCGCCGGCGACGACTTCGTCCGCACCGGCTTCCAGGCCCGCAGGCCCGCCAGGCTGAAGGACTTCGAGCACTCGGACTCGTACCTGACACCGGAGCAGGTGCGGGCCCAGGTGGAGGGCGGGGCCGGCAAGACCGGGAAGGGGTGA
- a CDS encoding FUSC family protein, which yields MRDRLAASDPGLLRLTAGLRTVVAIALTLAVLAALRVPVPHLVAGAMAAMVSTFAIREKQRSQQAVTLALGLPVALASVSLGALLNERVVIGDLFFVALIFAAVYSRRFGDRGTALGLIGFQIYFLSLFVHATGSALPGLYGVICMAFACSALARFVLLPQTPAGTLDRLRGAFRARLAQLIAVQAELLDAGPDEVDKVLEDLRTATARLHETALLIQGRLEDGTSDPAVARLLQRRIADAEIASERLGLLLLTARSAERTDTLTLHLPGAALPSGGALPVQDEATVALRRDLRSLRQLMLRPVGEARGTALAHVRNRLLGYREEENLPKASPAVQDVFRGLGEAARAALGLRVALDEAPAGADDSPATIRSREELDAEDAAIEAGEEDEKPEPTGLRRPTTRAAVQVAVGSSLAIVGGELLSSQRWYWAVLTCWIVFINTASTGEILVKGYRRLLGTVLGVVAGIGLAGLVGQHTWTAFALVLLFIFAMFYTAPLSYTLMSFFVTAMLGLLYTLLNTYTLSVLVLRIEETALGAVCGVIAAAVVLPIHTDRRTNELLVEVLDRLEGVTRAAVDQLSGGAGADLVEQARDLDQALADLRAAIDPLTHPITPLRSRRNTARYVVALLETCAYHARSLAATAELLPTHPSIAADPRLSGACARILHNIEAIAAHVADPRSTAVMESGRSIASMLEPGTLRTPRYGRVTDRVLRHLQRLDEAVSGLARPLGIPGPDARAGGKVKQVT from the coding sequence ATGCGGGACCGGCTCGCGGCATCGGATCCCGGGCTGCTGCGGCTGACCGCGGGGCTGCGCACGGTCGTCGCGATCGCCCTCACCCTCGCCGTCCTGGCCGCCCTGCGGGTGCCGGTGCCGCATCTGGTCGCCGGTGCCATGGCGGCGATGGTGTCGACCTTCGCCATCCGGGAGAAGCAGCGTTCGCAGCAGGCCGTCACGCTCGCGCTCGGCCTGCCGGTGGCGCTGGCCTCGGTGTCGCTGGGCGCGCTGCTCAACGAACGGGTCGTCATCGGCGACCTGTTCTTCGTCGCCCTCATCTTCGCCGCGGTCTACAGCCGCCGGTTCGGCGACCGCGGGACGGCGCTGGGGCTGATCGGCTTCCAGATCTACTTCCTCTCCCTGTTCGTGCACGCGACCGGCTCCGCGCTGCCCGGACTGTACGGGGTCATCTGCATGGCGTTCGCGTGCAGCGCCCTCGCCCGCTTCGTGCTGCTGCCGCAGACCCCCGCGGGCACGCTGGACCGGCTGCGGGGCGCCTTCCGTGCCCGGCTCGCCCAGCTGATCGCCGTACAGGCCGAGTTGCTGGACGCCGGCCCGGACGAGGTGGACAAGGTCCTCGAGGACCTGCGCACCGCCACCGCCCGGCTGCACGAGACAGCGCTACTGATCCAGGGGCGGCTGGAGGACGGCACCTCCGACCCGGCGGTGGCCCGGCTGCTCCAGCGCCGCATCGCCGACGCCGAGATCGCCTCCGAGCGGCTCGGTCTGCTGCTGCTCACCGCGCGCAGCGCCGAGCGGACCGACACCCTCACCCTGCACCTGCCGGGCGCCGCGCTGCCCTCCGGCGGTGCGCTGCCGGTGCAGGACGAGGCGACGGTGGCACTGCGCCGGGACCTTAGGTCGCTGCGGCAGCTGATGCTGCGGCCGGTCGGCGAGGCCCGGGGCACGGCGCTCGCCCATGTGCGCAACCGGCTGCTCGGCTACCGCGAGGAGGAGAACCTGCCGAAGGCCTCCCCGGCCGTGCAGGACGTCTTCCGTGGCCTCGGCGAGGCGGCCCGGGCCGCGCTGGGGCTGCGGGTCGCCCTGGACGAGGCGCCGGCCGGGGCGGACGACAGCCCGGCGACCATCCGCTCGCGCGAGGAACTGGACGCGGAGGACGCCGCGATCGAGGCCGGCGAGGAGGACGAGAAGCCGGAGCCGACGGGGCTGCGGCGGCCCACGACACGGGCTGCGGTCCAGGTGGCCGTCGGCTCCTCGCTGGCCATCGTCGGCGGCGAGCTGCTGTCCAGCCAGCGCTGGTACTGGGCGGTGCTGACCTGCTGGATCGTGTTCATCAACACCGCCTCCACCGGCGAGATCCTGGTGAAGGGCTACCGTCGGCTGCTGGGCACGGTGCTCGGCGTGGTGGCCGGCATCGGGCTGGCCGGGCTGGTCGGGCAGCACACCTGGACGGCGTTCGCGCTGGTGCTGTTGTTCATCTTCGCGATGTTCTACACGGCTCCCCTGTCGTACACGCTGATGTCGTTCTTCGTCACGGCCATGCTCGGACTGCTGTACACGCTGCTGAACACCTACACCTTGTCGGTTCTGGTGCTGCGGATCGAGGAGACGGCGCTCGGCGCGGTCTGCGGGGTGATCGCGGCGGCGGTGGTGCTGCCGATCCACACCGACCGCCGTACCAACGAACTGCTCGTGGAGGTGCTGGACCGGCTGGAGGGCGTCACCCGGGCCGCCGTCGACCAGTTGAGCGGTGGGGCCGGTGCGGATCTGGTGGAGCAGGCGCGCGATCTGGACCAGGCGCTGGCGGATCTGCGCGCGGCCATCGACCCGCTGACGCATCCGATCACCCCGCTGCGCTCGCGCCGCAACACCGCCCGGTACGTGGTGGCGCTGCTGGAGACCTGCGCCTACCACGCGCGCTCCCTCGCGGCCACGGCCGAGCTGCTGCCGACACACCCGTCGATCGCCGCGGATCCCCGGCTGAGCGGGGCGTGCGCGCGGATCCTGCACAACATCGAGGCGATCGCGGCGCATGTCGCCGACCCGCGCTCCACGGCGGTCATGGAGAGCGGCCGGAGCATCGCCTCGATGCTGGAGCCGGGCACCCTGCGCACCCCGCGCTACGGCCGGGTGACCGACCGGGTGCTGCGTCATCTCCAGCGCCTGGACGAGGCGGTCTCGGGTCTGGCCCGGCCGCTCGGCATCCCCGGGCCGGACGCCCGGGCGGGCGGGAAGGTGAAACAGGTCACGTGA
- a CDS encoding cyclic nucleotide-binding domain-containing protein — protein sequence MTKAIKLLTALPQAQRERLMELAEEVSFPEDTRIFEAGGTADRFWVIRSGAVHLDTQVTSRQRVTVATLGAGDLLGWSWLFPPYQWDFGAVAFSNVRAYQFDGPSVLALCVEDPLLGLSLVRTVAEVLAGRLETTRGKLMDQYAIRRRTGLL from the coding sequence ATGACCAAAGCGATCAAACTGCTCACCGCCCTGCCCCAGGCGCAACGCGAGCGCCTGATGGAGCTGGCCGAGGAGGTCTCCTTCCCGGAGGACACCCGCATCTTCGAGGCGGGCGGCACCGCCGACCGGTTCTGGGTGATCCGCTCCGGCGCGGTCCATCTGGACACACAGGTCACCTCCCGGCAGCGGGTGACGGTGGCCACGCTCGGCGCGGGCGACCTGCTCGGCTGGTCCTGGCTGTTCCCGCCGTACCAGTGGGACTTCGGTGCGGTCGCCTTCAGCAACGTACGGGCCTACCAGTTCGACGGGCCCTCCGTGCTCGCGCTGTGCGTGGAGGATCCGCTGCTCGGGCTGTCGCTGGTGCGGACGGTGGCCGAGGTCCTCGCGGGCCGGCTGGAGACGACCCGCGGCAAGCTGATGGACCAGTACGCGATCCGGCGGCGCACCGGTCTGCTGTGA
- a CDS encoding MFS transporter: MDTSESSTTRSGAAGQEAAAEPRRGWRRWAMDTRPLRIPAYRRLWTSTIVTAVGSQLTAVAVPKQIYDITHSSAWVGYASLAGLVPMVAFALWGGAVADTVDRRKLLLVTNSGIAVTSVLFWAQAVTGLDSVAVLMVLLALQQAFFGLNAPARNASIARLVPAAELPAANALGSTVTQTGLVAGPLLAGVLIPVIGLPELYLIDALALCVTVWAVFRLPALPPLGEVAARRAGIRQIAEGFRYISRHKVLLLSFLADIVAMVFGMPRALFPQLAAQTYHSYGEGLALGVLFAGIPVGAVLGGLFSGVFSRARRHGWMVIGAVVGWGVAVAGAGLSGNLWVAMGFLALAGVADMVSMVFRGAILLSAATDEMRGRMQGVFTVVVAGGPRLADVLHGTAGSAFGPRAAVAGGGALVVVVMLALAAAVPALRRYRI, translated from the coding sequence GTGGACACGAGCGAGAGCAGCACCACCCGATCCGGCGCCGCTGGGCAGGAGGCGGCGGCCGAGCCCCGGCGCGGCTGGCGCCGCTGGGCGATGGACACCCGCCCCCTGCGCATCCCCGCCTACCGGCGCCTGTGGACGTCGACCATCGTCACCGCCGTCGGCAGCCAGCTCACCGCCGTCGCCGTACCCAAGCAGATCTACGACATCACCCACTCCTCGGCCTGGGTCGGCTACGCGAGCCTGGCCGGCCTCGTGCCCATGGTGGCCTTCGCGCTGTGGGGCGGGGCCGTCGCCGACACCGTGGACCGGCGCAAGCTGCTGCTGGTCACCAACAGCGGCATCGCGGTGACCTCGGTGCTGTTCTGGGCGCAGGCGGTCACGGGTCTGGACTCGGTCGCCGTCCTCATGGTGCTGCTCGCGCTCCAGCAGGCGTTCTTCGGTCTCAACGCCCCGGCCCGCAACGCCTCCATCGCCCGGCTGGTGCCCGCCGCGGAACTGCCCGCGGCCAACGCTCTCGGCTCCACCGTGACGCAGACCGGGCTGGTGGCGGGCCCGCTGCTCGCCGGTGTCCTCATCCCGGTCATCGGGCTGCCCGAGCTGTATCTCATCGACGCCCTGGCGCTGTGCGTCACCGTCTGGGCCGTCTTCCGTCTTCCGGCGCTGCCGCCGCTCGGCGAGGTCGCCGCCCGCAGGGCCGGGATCCGCCAGATAGCCGAGGGCTTCCGCTACATATCCCGGCACAAGGTGCTGTTGCTGTCCTTCCTCGCCGACATCGTGGCCATGGTGTTCGGCATGCCCCGGGCGCTGTTCCCGCAGCTGGCCGCCCAGACCTACCACTCCTACGGCGAGGGCCTCGCGCTCGGTGTGCTGTTCGCGGGCATCCCGGTCGGCGCGGTGCTCGGCGGACTGTTCTCCGGGGTGTTCTCGCGGGCCCGCCGGCACGGCTGGATGGTGATCGGAGCGGTCGTCGGCTGGGGTGTGGCCGTCGCCGGGGCCGGGCTGAGCGGGAACCTGTGGGTCGCCATGGGCTTCCTCGCCCTGGCAGGGGTCGCCGACATGGTCTCGATGGTGTTCCGCGGAGCGATCCTGCTGTCGGCCGCGACCGACGAGATGCGCGGCCGGATGCAGGGCGTGTTCACGGTGGTCGTCGCGGGCGGACCGCGCCTGGCCGACGTCCTGCACGGCACCGCGGGATCCGCCTTCGGCCCCCGGGCGGCCGTGGCGGGCGGCGGGGCGCTGGTCGTGGTGGTGATGCTGGCCCTGGCCGCCGCGGTGCCGGCGCTCAGGCGCTACCGGATCTGA
- a CDS encoding LysE/ArgO family amino acid transporter: protein MNHALTAAAAGFGSGLSLIVAIGAQNAFVLRQGVRRDAVLAVVGICALSDAVLIALGVGGVGAVVVAWPGAVRAVGIVGGAFLLCYGALAARRVLRPGTGLRTEGEAAGSRRRAVLTCLAMTWLNPHVYLDTVFLLGSLAADRGALRWTFGLGAACASLCWFAALGFGARLLGRFLARPGAWRVLDALVAVTMLAMGALLLAGS from the coding sequence ATGAACCACGCACTGACCGCCGCAGCCGCCGGATTCGGCAGCGGACTCTCCTTGATCGTCGCCATCGGCGCTCAGAACGCCTTCGTCCTGCGCCAGGGGGTGCGCCGGGACGCCGTGCTCGCCGTGGTCGGCATCTGCGCGCTGTCCGACGCGGTGCTCATCGCGCTCGGCGTGGGCGGGGTCGGGGCGGTCGTGGTGGCCTGGCCCGGCGCGGTCCGCGCGGTCGGGATCGTCGGCGGCGCCTTCCTGCTGTGCTACGGCGCCCTCGCCGCCCGCCGGGTGCTCAGGCCCGGCACCGGTCTGCGCACGGAGGGCGAGGCGGCCGGCTCCCGGCGCCGGGCGGTGCTCACCTGTCTGGCCATGACCTGGCTCAATCCGCACGTCTACCTGGACACGGTGTTCCTGCTCGGCTCACTCGCCGCCGACCGGGGCGCGCTGCGCTGGACCTTCGGGCTCGGAGCCGCGTGCGCCAGCCTGTGCTGGTTCGCCGCGCTCGGCTTCGGCGCCCGGCTGCTCGGCCGCTTCCTGGCCCGGCCCGGCGCCTGGCGGGTGCTGGACGCCCTGGTGGCGGTCACCATGCTCGCCATGGGCGCCCTTCTCCTGGCCGGATCCTGA
- a CDS encoding LysR family transcriptional regulator ArgP, whose amino-acid sequence MTDLPLEQVRTLLAVVDEGTFDAAAAALHVTPSAVSQRVKALEQRTGRVLLERTKPVRPTESGAVLVRFARQLARLEQDAWGELGLSGAGEPTRVSVAVNADSLATWFLRALTRVAGLCFELHREDEGHTAALLREGLVMAAVTALPEPVPGCTVRPLGRMRYLPVAAPEFARRHLDGPLARLLPKAPVVVFDRKDDIQDGFVRRLGHGAASPLRHYVPTSEGFAEAVAAGLGWGLVPEAQAGPLLAEDRLHLLAPGKWVDVTLYWQQWKLDSPALAALAGAVTATAAESLRR is encoded by the coding sequence ATGACAGATCTTCCCCTGGAACAGGTACGGACGCTGCTCGCGGTGGTGGACGAGGGCACCTTCGACGCCGCCGCGGCGGCCCTGCATGTGACGCCGTCGGCGGTCAGCCAGCGGGTCAAGGCGCTCGAGCAGCGCACGGGCCGAGTGCTGCTGGAGCGCACCAAGCCGGTGCGGCCCACGGAGTCCGGGGCGGTGCTGGTGCGCTTCGCCCGGCAGCTGGCGCGGCTGGAGCAGGACGCGTGGGGCGAGCTGGGGCTGAGCGGCGCCGGAGAGCCGACCCGGGTGTCGGTCGCGGTCAACGCGGACTCGCTGGCCACCTGGTTCCTGCGGGCGCTGACCCGGGTGGCGGGGCTCTGCTTCGAACTGCACCGGGAGGACGAGGGCCACACGGCGGCGCTGCTGCGCGAGGGGCTGGTGATGGCGGCGGTGACCGCCCTGCCCGAACCCGTGCCGGGGTGCACGGTCCGGCCGCTCGGCAGGATGCGCTATCTGCCGGTCGCCGCGCCGGAGTTCGCGCGACGGCACCTGGACGGACCGCTGGCGCGGCTGCTGCCGAAGGCGCCGGTCGTGGTCTTCGACCGCAAGGACGACATCCAGGACGGCTTCGTACGCCGGCTGGGCCACGGGGCCGCGAGCCCCCTGAGGCACTATGTGCCCACCTCCGAGGGGTTCGCCGAAGCGGTCGCCGCGGGCCTCGGTTGGGGCCTGGTCCCCGAGGCCCAGGCCGGACCGCTGCTGGCCGAGGACCGGCTGCACCTCCTCGCCCCCGGGAAGTGGGTGGACGTCACCCTGTACTGGCAGCAGTGGAAGCTCGACTCCCCCGCGCTCGCGGCCCTGGCCGGCGCGGTGACGGCGACAGCGGCCGAGTCACTGCGCCGCTGA
- a CDS encoding WhiB family transcriptional regulator encodes MDNWRDHAACRHVDPDLFFPVGTTGPALVQTERAKAVCGLCPAREPCLDWALETGQSTGIWGGTTEMERRSLRRRAHSRPHLR; translated from the coding sequence ATGGACAACTGGCGTGACCATGCCGCCTGCCGTCACGTGGACCCCGACCTGTTCTTCCCCGTCGGCACCACCGGACCCGCGCTGGTGCAGACCGAACGGGCCAAGGCGGTGTGCGGCCTGTGCCCGGCCCGGGAGCCGTGCCTGGACTGGGCGTTGGAGACGGGCCAGAGCACGGGTATCTGGGGCGGCACCACCGAGATGGAGCGCCGTTCACTGCGGCGCCGGGCACATTCCCGGCCACACCTGCGCTGA
- a CDS encoding sensor histidine kinase — protein MKPSAKRRIPLRKRLLVRLLSVSALIAVCSVAATAWLAVTTTTSALKEEQGQDLAADNSILAELSGYAATHADWSAVRRTVRELAAKTGRRIALTTADRTLVADSAPRGTPLPPRPAATVDPLRTDTYSETGAQLSGIDPRVVGPYLLPAKERANLDRLAAVRKQCYERFGLQATVVRTASGRPVVTGVDGTDATGYGATTCEDGQLNMPTPTERTALDALTDLARPCLKQAGLDLDGPLFLTYDPTGKDPFGGGYLFAKYAHAGKAATVRAAQQCLLTSRRTQLEPYVAPVAELFLGIGDQSPSRFDMSPANKAKVIGAAGLVLAVTVAVTAVVAVRLVRPLRALTEAAGAPPELHIRVPVTTRDETGILAEAFNDLTERRERLEAQRRAMVSDIAHELRSPLTNIRGWLEVVRDGVVEPEPALLDSLHEEALVLQRIIDDLQDLAAADAGTLRLHREPLRAAELLDQVAAAHGVAADAAAVALRTAADPAAWLDADPVRMRQALGNLVSNALRHTPADGTVTLSARRDGTDVVLTVTDTGTGITAEDLPHVFERFWRAEKSRSRRTGGSGLGLPIVRHLVVAHGGTAEATSERGAGAVFTLRLPATEPPIDEPPINEPPVNEPPIDEPSTDESPTDKPFGTGSTRYKPFGTGSSRDERPGTGSSRDEPPRDGS, from the coding sequence GTGAAACCCTCCGCGAAGCGCCGGATCCCGCTGCGCAAACGGCTGCTCGTCCGGCTGCTGTCCGTCTCTGCCCTGATCGCCGTCTGCTCGGTGGCCGCCACCGCCTGGCTCGCGGTCACGACGACGACCAGCGCCCTGAAGGAGGAGCAGGGCCAGGACCTCGCGGCCGACAACAGCATCCTGGCCGAACTCAGCGGATACGCCGCCACCCACGCCGACTGGTCCGCGGTCCGGCGCACCGTCCGGGAGCTGGCCGCGAAGACCGGCCGCCGGATCGCGCTCACCACCGCCGACCGCACCCTGGTCGCCGACTCCGCGCCCCGCGGCACCCCGCTGCCGCCCCGGCCCGCCGCCACTGTCGACCCGCTGCGCACCGACACCTACAGTGAGACCGGCGCCCAGCTCAGCGGCATCGACCCGCGCGTGGTGGGCCCCTACCTGCTCCCGGCGAAGGAGCGGGCGAACCTCGACAGACTCGCCGCCGTCCGCAAGCAGTGCTACGAGCGCTTCGGTCTGCAGGCGACCGTCGTCCGCACCGCGAGCGGACGGCCCGTCGTCACCGGCGTGGACGGCACCGACGCCACCGGCTACGGCGCCACGACCTGCGAGGACGGGCAGCTCAACATGCCCACCCCGACCGAGCGTACGGCCCTGGACGCGCTCACGGACCTGGCCCGGCCCTGCCTGAAACAGGCCGGCCTCGACCTCGACGGCCCGCTGTTCCTCACCTACGACCCGACCGGCAAGGACCCCTTCGGCGGCGGTTACCTCTTCGCCAAGTACGCCCATGCGGGCAAGGCGGCCACGGTGCGCGCGGCCCAGCAGTGCCTGCTGACCTCCCGGCGCACCCAACTGGAGCCCTACGTCGCGCCGGTGGCCGAGCTGTTCCTCGGCATCGGCGACCAGAGCCCGTCCCGCTTCGACATGTCGCCGGCCAACAAGGCCAAGGTGATCGGCGCGGCCGGTCTCGTCCTCGCCGTCACCGTCGCCGTGACCGCCGTCGTCGCCGTCCGGCTGGTACGACCCCTGCGCGCGCTGACCGAGGCCGCGGGGGCGCCCCCCGAACTGCACATACGGGTCCCGGTGACCACGAGGGACGAGACCGGCATCCTCGCGGAGGCCTTCAACGACCTGACCGAGCGCCGTGAACGCCTCGAGGCCCAGCGCAGGGCGATGGTCAGCGACATCGCCCACGAACTGCGCAGCCCGCTCACGAACATCCGGGGCTGGCTCGAGGTCGTCCGGGACGGAGTCGTCGAACCCGAACCTGCCCTGCTGGACTCCCTGCACGAGGAGGCGCTCGTGCTGCAGCGGATCATCGACGACCTCCAGGATCTCGCCGCCGCCGACGCCGGTACCCTGCGCCTGCACCGCGAACCGCTGCGCGCCGCCGAGCTGTTGGACCAGGTGGCCGCCGCGCACGGCGTCGCCGCCGACGCCGCCGCAGTCGCCCTGCGTACCGCGGCCGACCCCGCCGCCTGGCTGGACGCCGACCCGGTACGGATGCGGCAGGCACTCGGCAACCTGGTCTCCAACGCGCTGCGGCACACCCCGGCCGACGGCACGGTCACGCTGTCCGCCCGCCGGGACGGCACCGACGTCGTGCTCACCGTCACGGACACCGGGACGGGCATCACGGCGGAGGACCTGCCGCATGTCTTCGAGCGGTTCTGGCGCGCGGAGAAGTCCCGCAGCCGGCGCACCGGCGGCAGCGGTCTGGGGTTGCCCATCGTGCGCCATCTGGTCGTCGCCCACGGCGGCACCGCCGAGGCCACGAGCGAGCGCGGCGCGGGCGCGGTGTTCACCCTGCGCCTGCCCGCCACCGAGCCACCCATCGACGAGCCGCCTATCAACGAGCCGCCTGTCAACGAGCCGCCTATCGACGAGCCATCCACCGACGAGTCGCCCACCGACAAGCCGTTCGGCACCGGGTCAACCCGCTACAAGCCGTTCGGCACGGGGTCATCCCGCGACGAGCGGCCCGGCACGGGGTCATCCCGCGACGAGCCGCCCCGCGACGGGTCCTGA
- a CDS encoding response regulator transcription factor codes for MCAHVLVAEDDEKQAELIRRSLLAAGHTATVVHDGAAALDAARRLRPDLVVLDLMLPYVDGFDVCRALRGGGDPDIPVVMLTARSAEDDVLLGLELGADDYLTKPYSPRELMARIRTVLRRSGRGSGARDGDLVVRTAGISVDPDRHEVRCDGVPVECTPAEFQILLAMAGEPERVFTRRQLLHCTRGFDRASTERAVDVHIMNLRRKIEADPRRPVRLLTVFGVGYKLSGTRP; via the coding sequence GTGTGCGCACATGTGCTGGTTGCCGAGGACGACGAGAAACAGGCCGAACTGATCCGCCGTTCCCTGCTGGCCGCGGGACACACCGCCACGGTGGTGCACGACGGCGCCGCCGCCCTGGACGCCGCCCGGCGCCTGCGGCCCGACCTCGTCGTCCTGGACCTGATGCTGCCGTACGTCGACGGTTTCGACGTGTGCCGGGCGCTGCGCGGCGGCGGCGACCCGGACATCCCGGTGGTCATGCTCACCGCGCGCTCCGCCGAGGACGACGTCCTGCTCGGTCTCGAGCTGGGCGCCGACGACTACCTGACCAAGCCGTACAGTCCGCGCGAGCTGATGGCGCGTATCCGTACGGTGCTGCGGCGCAGCGGCCGGGGCAGCGGCGCCCGGGACGGCGACCTCGTCGTCCGGACCGCCGGGATCAGCGTCGACCCCGATCGGCACGAGGTGCGCTGCGACGGCGTACCCGTGGAGTGCACACCCGCCGAGTTCCAGATCCTGCTGGCCATGGCGGGGGAGCCGGAGCGGGTGTTCACCCGGCGGCAACTGCTGCACTGCACCCGCGGTTTCGACCGGGCCTCCACCGAGCGGGCCGTCGACGTGCACATCATGAACCTGCGTCGCAAGATCGAGGCCGACCCGCGCCGCCCGGTCCGCCTGCTGACCGTCTTCGGCGTCGGCTACAAGCTGAGCGGCACACGGCCGTGA
- a CDS encoding L,D-transpeptidase family protein: protein MIHRRTAVALLVSLLPLTGCGGGAEATERRTPSTAAAPAGTPTPEVQAEQAPQGIPGLGPTRAAAIPERCEQAVVVTGRGKDSPVCSVVLWERTATGWQAGPTWPAHNGLHGWSGHHMLGDLRSPLGVYTLSDAGGLLPDPGSKLPYHRSSRFHSPGTGFEGEPLDGCFDYVVAIDYNRRPGTSPLDWTRPLGGERGGGVWLHVDHGGPTHGCVSVAKAHMKDLLRTLDPDRHPAVVMGYADWLAG, encoded by the coding sequence ATGATCCATCGCAGAACCGCCGTCGCGCTCCTCGTCTCCCTGCTGCCGCTCACCGGCTGCGGCGGCGGAGCCGAGGCGACCGAGCGGCGGACGCCGTCCACGGCCGCGGCGCCCGCCGGCACCCCCACCCCCGAGGTCCAGGCCGAGCAGGCACCCCAGGGCATACCCGGCCTCGGCCCCACCAGGGCCGCCGCGATACCCGAGCGCTGCGAGCAGGCCGTCGTCGTCACCGGACGGGGAAAGGACTCCCCGGTCTGCAGCGTCGTCCTGTGGGAACGCACCGCGACCGGCTGGCAGGCCGGCCCCACCTGGCCCGCCCACAACGGGCTGCACGGCTGGAGCGGCCACCACATGCTCGGCGACCTGCGCTCCCCGCTCGGCGTCTACACCCTCTCCGACGCCGGCGGCCTGCTCCCGGACCCCGGCAGCAAGCTGCCGTACCACCGGTCCAGCCGTTTCCACTCGCCCGGCACCGGCTTCGAGGGCGAACCGCTCGACGGCTGCTTCGACTACGTCGTCGCCATCGACTACAACCGCAGGCCCGGCACCTCGCCCCTGGACTGGACCCGGCCGCTGGGAGGCGAGCGCGGCGGCGGAGTCTGGCTGCACGTCGACCACGGCGGACCCACCCACGGCTGCGTCAGCGTTGCCAAGGCCCATATGAAGGACCTGCTGCGCACCCTCGATCCGGACCGGCATCCGGCCGTCGTCATGGGGTATGCCGACTGGCTCGCCGGCTGA